In a single window of the Leptospira sanjuanensis genome:
- the xerC gene encoding tyrosine recombinase XerC: MGDYPFRLPTFASASQNQAAEKFITYLRIEKNYSQNTLNAYGIDLKFFFDFCEKEQLDILQIEPVDIRSYFAYLAKQHGLDRRSQSRKLSSLRTFYKVLLREDLVASNPAMQISFPKVRREIPKNFRINETEEILEFEAERTSEILDIRDKAMIEVLYSSGLRVFELVNAKLSALSKDLTILKVLGKGQKERFVYFGKEAVDSLRKYLDYRNGFFPDAEEIFLNQKGKKLTTRGVRYILNERRKKMGWEKTITPHKFRHTFATDLLDAGADIRAVQELLGHSSLSTTQIYLSVSKEKIKEVYRKAHPHARK, translated from the coding sequence TTGGGCGATTATCCTTTCCGACTTCCTACGTTCGCATCCGCGTCCCAAAATCAGGCGGCTGAAAAATTCATCACGTATTTACGGATCGAAAAGAATTATTCGCAAAACACTCTGAACGCATACGGAATCGATTTGAAATTCTTCTTCGACTTTTGCGAAAAGGAACAACTCGATATTCTTCAAATCGAACCCGTGGACATACGATCGTATTTCGCATATCTCGCCAAACAACACGGACTCGATCGAAGATCACAAAGCAGAAAACTTTCCTCGCTGAGAACGTTTTATAAGGTTCTTCTCCGCGAGGATTTGGTCGCTTCCAATCCCGCGATGCAGATCAGCTTTCCGAAAGTCAGAAGAGAAATTCCCAAAAATTTCAGAATCAACGAAACCGAAGAAATCTTAGAATTCGAAGCGGAACGAACCTCCGAAATTTTGGACATCCGCGACAAGGCCATGATCGAAGTCTTATATTCTTCCGGTCTTCGGGTGTTCGAGTTGGTCAACGCGAAACTTTCCGCTCTTTCCAAGGATCTAACGATTCTCAAAGTTCTCGGAAAGGGTCAAAAAGAACGATTCGTATACTTTGGAAAAGAGGCGGTCGATTCTCTGCGGAAATATCTGGATTATCGAAACGGCTTTTTCCCCGATGCGGAGGAAATTTTTCTGAATCAAAAAGGAAAGAAACTGACGACTCGGGGCGTACGTTATATTTTGAATGAAAGAAGAAAGAAAATGGGTTGGGAAAAAACGATCACGCCCCATAAATTCAGACATACCTTTGCGACCGATCTTCTCGACGCGGGAGCGGATATCAGAGCGGTGCAGGAATTGCTCGGACATTCTTCGCTTTCCACCACGCAGATTTATCTCAGCGTGAGTAAGGAAAAAATCAAAGAGGTTTATAGAAAGGCCCATCCACATGCCAGAAAATAA
- the hslV gene encoding ATP-dependent protease subunit HslV: MPENKIRSTTILCVRKNGKVAIGGDGQVSMGNTVMKNTAKKIRRLYDGKILSGFAGSAADAFTLFELFEKKVQEFGGSLSRSAVELAREWRTDRMLRRLEALLIVADKEESFLISGTGDVISPDEGVIAIGSGGNYALAAARALYDHTDLSPREIVESSMKIAADICIYTNDHITIEEIL, translated from the coding sequence ATGCCAGAAAATAAAATTCGTTCCACCACGATTCTCTGCGTACGCAAAAACGGAAAAGTAGCCATCGGCGGAGACGGTCAGGTTTCCATGGGAAATACCGTCATGAAAAACACCGCGAAAAAAATCAGAAGATTGTACGACGGGAAAATTCTTTCCGGTTTTGCGGGATCGGCCGCGGACGCGTTCACGCTCTTCGAACTTTTTGAAAAGAAGGTTCAGGAATTCGGCGGAAGTCTTTCCAGAAGCGCCGTGGAGCTCGCAAGAGAATGGAGAACGGATCGAATGCTTCGCAGACTCGAAGCTTTGTTGATCGTAGCCGACAAGGAAGAATCCTTTTTGATATCGGGAACGGGGGACGTGATTTCGCCAGACGAAGGGGTGATCGCGATCGGCTCCGGCGGAAACTACGCGTTAGCCGCCGCTCGCGCGCTTTACGATCACACGGATCTTTCTCCGAGGGAAATCGTGGAATCTTCGATGAAAATCGCCGCGGACATCTGCATCTATACCAACGATCATATTACGATAGAAGAAATTCTTTAA
- the hslU gene encoding ATP-dependent protease ATPase subunit HslU: MTDHATDQELISSTEEEFTPRQIVSKLDEHIIGQKNAKKAVAIALRNRTRRKKLDPEMKEEIYPKNIIMIGPTGVGKTEIARRLSKLCGAPFLKVEATKYTEVGYVGRDVESMIRDLAVISMNLVKQEFRTRVEETAKQKAEEALLDILLPFPGDNKHGGQGMGFAASSPLSDEEERKTHFLETREFMRKKLKNGKLDDQEVELDLPNPTMNQIPMLQVFGAGNLDDLDNQLQNVLGDMLPKKNKKRKLKIPEALKALEEFEAEKLLDPDKVQREALRRVEEMGIIFLDEIDKIAGREGKSGADVSREGVQRDLLPIVEGATVNTKIGPVKTDHILFIAAGAFHMTKPSDLIPELQGRFPIRVELEKLSREDFEKILTAPRSSLTRQYEALLSTDGIQLEFATDGIQEIARIAYDMNEKHENIGARRLNTILERLLEEVSFEGPDLPEAQRKVKIDGKYVTDRLQGVIQNKDLSQYIL; encoded by the coding sequence ATGACAGACCACGCAACAGACCAGGAACTCATATCATCGACCGAAGAGGAATTTACACCGAGACAAATCGTCTCCAAACTCGACGAACATATCATCGGTCAGAAAAATGCGAAGAAGGCGGTCGCGATCGCTCTTAGAAACAGAACCAGACGCAAAAAACTGGATCCGGAAATGAAAGAGGAAATTTATCCGAAAAACATCATCATGATCGGACCGACCGGCGTCGGTAAAACTGAAATCGCGAGAAGACTTTCCAAACTCTGCGGCGCTCCGTTTCTCAAAGTGGAAGCGACGAAATACACCGAGGTCGGTTACGTCGGAAGAGACGTCGAGTCGATGATCCGCGACCTCGCGGTCATCTCGATGAATCTCGTAAAACAGGAATTCAGAACCCGCGTGGAAGAAACGGCGAAACAAAAAGCGGAGGAAGCGCTTCTCGACATTCTCCTCCCGTTTCCCGGAGACAACAAACACGGCGGACAAGGAATGGGATTTGCCGCCTCATCGCCGTTAAGCGATGAAGAAGAAAGAAAAACTCATTTTCTCGAAACCAGAGAATTTATGAGAAAGAAATTAAAAAACGGAAAGCTGGACGATCAGGAAGTGGAACTCGATCTTCCGAATCCGACTATGAATCAGATTCCGATGTTGCAAGTATTCGGCGCGGGAAATTTGGACGATCTCGACAATCAGCTTCAAAACGTTTTGGGAGATATGCTTCCCAAAAAAAATAAAAAACGGAAACTCAAAATCCCCGAAGCCCTCAAAGCCCTGGAAGAATTCGAAGCGGAAAAACTTCTCGATCCCGATAAGGTCCAAAGGGAAGCGCTTCGACGCGTGGAAGAGATGGGAATCATCTTTCTGGACGAGATCGATAAGATCGCGGGAAGAGAGGGAAAGAGCGGAGCCGACGTTTCGCGGGAAGGAGTTCAAAGAGATCTGCTTCCCATCGTGGAAGGAGCTACCGTAAACACGAAGATCGGCCCGGTCAAAACCGATCATATTCTTTTCATCGCTGCCGGTGCGTTTCACATGACGAAACCTTCCGATCTCATTCCCGAGTTGCAGGGAAGATTTCCGATCCGAGTCGAACTCGAAAAACTGTCCCGCGAAGACTTTGAAAAAATTCTGACCGCGCCGCGTTCTTCCCTAACGAGACAATACGAAGCCCTTTTGTCGACGGATGGAATTCAATTGGAATTCGCGACGGATGGAATCCAAGAGATCGCAAGAATCGCCTACGATATGAACGAGAAACACGAGAATATCGGAGCGAGAAGACTCAATACCATCCTAGAACGACTTCTGGAAGAAGTGAGCTTTGAAGGGCCGGATCTTCCCGAAGCTCAAAGAAAGGTAAAAATCGACGGGAAATACGTGACCGATCGTTTGCAGGGAGTGATCCAGAACAAGGATCTCAGTCAGTATATTCTATAA
- a CDS encoding PQQ-dependent sugar dehydrogenase, producing the protein MQFPSSFSNVTLSSVWKKISKLCILVSVLFALSGCEWIQTVLVEVIGAPDKYKSEGDPNLLQPNYSGKDTTKEKIEITLTEISAGFKQPTDIQFPPGESQTFLVTEQKGILRWGKVRKNETGILLTLNVLSEAEQGLLGLAFHPNFAKNGKIYLNYVLKVNGKDTSRVGEWIVSDPKDISNSKIASERIIMEVQQPYPNHNAGQLAFGPDGYLYIGWGDGGWKDDPKKNGQNPKTFLGSMLRVDVNATENGKAYKIPADNPFINDSCCAPETFAYGFRNPWRYGFDPRGRLILADVGQDLWEEVDIVEKGKNYGWNAKEATHCFDPKQNCKEEGLTDPIYEYGREEGQSITGGYVYSNEAISNLNGKYVFADFVSGRIWALDLPDVSGQPAKTVYTLGKWPVLISSFGRDAAGKVYLSDFGSGKIYRIDPYRTTRRE; encoded by the coding sequence ATGCAATTTCCTTCATCCTTTTCAAACGTTACACTTTCATCGGTTTGGAAAAAGATTTCCAAACTTTGTATCCTCGTTTCCGTTCTTTTTGCGTTGAGCGGCTGCGAGTGGATTCAAACGGTTCTCGTAGAAGTTATCGGCGCTCCCGATAAATATAAAAGCGAAGGCGATCCGAATCTTCTTCAACCGAATTATTCCGGAAAAGACACGACAAAAGAAAAAATCGAAATTACTCTTACCGAAATTTCCGCGGGATTCAAACAACCCACGGACATTCAATTCCCTCCGGGAGAATCGCAAACTTTTTTAGTCACGGAACAGAAGGGGATTCTTCGTTGGGGAAAGGTTCGAAAGAATGAAACCGGAATATTATTAACTTTGAATGTACTTTCCGAAGCGGAACAGGGACTTCTCGGTTTGGCGTTCCATCCGAACTTTGCAAAGAACGGAAAAATTTATCTCAACTATGTGTTGAAGGTAAACGGAAAGGACACGAGCCGAGTCGGAGAATGGATCGTATCGGATCCGAAAGATATCTCGAATTCTAAAATCGCTTCCGAACGAATCATCATGGAAGTGCAACAGCCGTATCCAAACCACAACGCGGGACAACTCGCATTCGGACCCGACGGATATCTTTATATAGGATGGGGAGACGGAGGTTGGAAGGACGATCCGAAAAAGAACGGACAGAATCCGAAAACCTTTCTAGGAAGCATGCTTCGTGTGGATGTGAATGCGACGGAAAACGGAAAAGCGTATAAGATTCCTGCGGACAATCCTTTTATAAACGACTCTTGCTGTGCGCCCGAAACGTTCGCGTACGGTTTTCGAAATCCTTGGAGATACGGTTTCGATCCGCGGGGAAGATTGATTCTTGCCGACGTGGGACAAGATCTTTGGGAAGAAGTCGACATCGTCGAAAAAGGAAAAAACTACGGATGGAATGCCAAAGAAGCGACTCATTGCTTTGATCCGAAACAAAACTGCAAAGAGGAAGGTTTGACCGATCCGATCTACGAGTATGGAAGAGAAGAGGGGCAATCGATCACGGGCGGCTACGTTTATTCCAACGAGGCGATTTCGAATTTAAACGGGAAGTACGTCTTTGCCGATTTTGTTTCCGGACGAATATGGGCCTTGGACCTTCCGGACGTATCGGGACAACCCGCGAAAACAGTTTATACCCTCGGAAAATGGCCGGTTTTGATTTCTTCGTTTGGGAGAGACGCTGCGGGGAAAGTGTATTTAAGCGACTTTGGAAGCGGTAAGATCTACAGAATCGATCCATACCGAACGACCCGCAGGGAGTGA
- a CDS encoding lipoyl domain-containing protein: MKPKSGIFELITPDLGDTDKIELVHWNSKLGDSVEPGQEILELVTDKACFPMESPVKGKLTQIIKEKGSIVRKGELLGILELFESE, translated from the coding sequence ATGAAACCAAAATCCGGCATTTTTGAATTGATCACACCGGACCTTGGAGATACCGACAAGATCGAACTCGTACATTGGAATTCGAAGTTAGGCGACTCGGTGGAACCAGGTCAGGAAATTTTAGAGTTAGTAACCGACAAGGCTTGCTTCCCGATGGAGTCTCCCGTCAAAGGCAAACTAACGCAAATTATAAAAGAGAAAGGTTCTATCGTCCGCAAAGGGGAATTGCTGGGAATCTTGGAACTTTTCGAATCCGAATGA
- a CDS encoding metallophosphoesterase family protein encodes MKILHLSDLHFPTPVPFFQLKGKMFVGYLNYNLRRKKKYPKQVWDSILRFIETENPDAIVVSGDITNVSHELEFKEAGKLLSELPREKVFYIPGNHDRYVKQSVGENALYEKYYSDLSGESISHNAHYIRIKKISGLHFVGWDSSIPLSILGAYGRIQPEIVSQTNRILTEKKIEDYILVCHHPIWNPADRQETEHHKLLNRDEIASLLKEKPPLAYLHGHVHTNWVKLPGESLPYYVVNSASSTRLPDRRHESGFHVLEVEKRNVKIQRYTYNSEQSKFTKAPLVSYSEKE; translated from the coding sequence ATGAAAATCCTTCACTTATCAGATCTGCATTTTCCGACTCCCGTTCCTTTCTTCCAACTCAAAGGAAAGATGTTCGTAGGATACTTGAACTACAATTTGAGAAGAAAGAAAAAATATCCGAAACAAGTTTGGGATTCGATTCTTCGGTTTATCGAAACCGAAAATCCGGACGCGATTGTTGTGTCGGGAGACATTACGAACGTATCTCACGAACTCGAATTTAAAGAAGCGGGAAAATTGTTAAGCGAACTTCCTCGCGAAAAAGTTTTTTATATTCCGGGAAATCACGACCGCTACGTAAAACAGTCCGTAGGCGAAAATGCACTCTACGAAAAATATTATTCCGACCTTTCGGGAGAATCGATTTCGCATAACGCGCATTATATTCGTATTAAAAAAATAAGCGGACTTCATTTTGTCGGTTGGGATTCGAGCATTCCTCTTTCCATTTTAGGAGCTTATGGAAGGATACAACCGGAGATCGTTTCGCAAACGAATCGGATTCTTACCGAAAAAAAGATCGAAGACTACATTCTTGTTTGTCATCATCCGATTTGGAATCCGGCCGATCGTCAGGAAACTGAACATCATAAATTGCTAAACCGCGATGAAATCGCCTCTCTCTTAAAGGAAAAACCTCCTCTCGCGTATCTGCATGGACACGTTCATACGAACTGGGTGAAACTCCCCGGAGAATCTCTGCCGTATTACGTGGTCAATTCTGCGTCCAGCACGAGACTTCCCGATCGTCGACACGAAAGCGGATTCCATGTTTTGGAAGTCGAAAAACGGAACGTCAAAATTCAAAGATATACTTACAATTCAGAACAGTCTAAATTTACGAAAGCCCCGCTGGTTTCGTATTCAGAAAAGGAATAG
- a CDS encoding Mrp/NBP35 family ATP-binding protein: MATIEAVKIQRELTKIKHPELKKDIVSLGMVGSLDIQEGETSILLKTPSQDRRIQIGLEAQIRQTLTKLEGVGKVKIKFEVDPKLVLDDSNKIPGVKNVIAIGSGKGGVGKSTVTVNLAAMAASLGYKVGILDADIYGPSVGKMFGVNGRVALKAEEDKIYPLEKDGLKLISFSFLIDEKQPVVWRGPMLGKAVEQFLYDIVWDDLDYLFIDLPPGTGDVQLSLAQLIDLNGAVIVTTPQSVALLDANRASAMFAQVKVPILGIVENMSEFICPKCGHASAIFSKGGGQKLAESSDASFLGGIPLTMDIMNAGEDGKPAVLKDKNGPVYQAYKSIFDSLNEEIKKWE, encoded by the coding sequence ATGGCAACAATCGAAGCAGTTAAGATCCAACGCGAACTTACGAAGATCAAACATCCCGAACTCAAAAAAGACATCGTGTCCTTAGGCATGGTGGGTTCTCTCGACATTCAAGAAGGAGAAACGAGTATTCTTCTCAAAACTCCGAGCCAAGACAGAAGAATTCAAATCGGACTGGAGGCCCAGATTCGTCAGACTCTCACCAAACTCGAAGGAGTGGGCAAGGTAAAGATCAAGTTCGAAGTCGATCCCAAACTCGTTCTCGACGATTCCAACAAAATCCCCGGTGTGAAGAACGTCATCGCGATCGGCTCCGGAAAAGGGGGAGTCGGTAAATCCACCGTCACAGTGAACCTCGCGGCGATGGCCGCATCACTCGGATATAAAGTGGGAATCCTGGACGCCGATATCTACGGTCCTTCGGTCGGTAAAATGTTCGGGGTCAACGGAAGAGTGGCTCTGAAAGCGGAGGAAGATAAAATCTATCCTTTGGAAAAAGACGGACTCAAACTCATTTCCTTTTCCTTCTTGATCGATGAAAAACAACCCGTCGTCTGGAGAGGGCCGATGCTCGGAAAGGCCGTCGAACAGTTCTTATACGATATCGTCTGGGACGATTTGGATTATCTTTTTATCGATCTTCCTCCCGGAACCGGCGACGTTCAACTTTCTCTCGCGCAATTGATCGATCTAAACGGAGCCGTGATCGTAACCACTCCTCAGTCGGTCGCATTATTGGATGCGAACCGCGCGTCTGCCATGTTCGCCCAAGTAAAGGTTCCGATACTCGGAATTGTCGAGAACATGAGCGAGTTCATTTGTCCCAAGTGCGGACACGCTTCTGCCATATTTAGCAAAGGCGGAGGGCAGAAGTTAGCCGAATCATCCGATGCCAGCTTTCTTGGTGGCATTCCTTTAACAATGGACATCATGAATGCGGGAGAAGACGGGAAACCGGCCGTACTCAAAGATAAAAACGGTCCCGTATATCAAGCCTACAAAAGTATATTCGATAGTCTAAATGAAGAAATAAAAAAGTGGGAATAA
- a CDS encoding UbiX family flavin prenyltransferase, protein MKLVLGMAGASGSIYAERFIKALFTIEGTTFFICSPASLRVFREEMECKVSSPKEILDFIASKYKLQTSSQKFEIRNFSDIGADIASGSNPWKAMTILPCSMKTIASINAGLTENLIERAADVTLKERRTLVLVPREAPYNRIHLKNMLELHDAGGTILPASPGFYQMPKSLEDLGDFIAERVFRLLGMELDLYPRWAPSKTNEE, encoded by the coding sequence ATGAAACTCGTATTGGGAATGGCCGGCGCCAGCGGTTCGATTTATGCGGAACGGTTTATCAAGGCATTGTTTACGATCGAAGGTACCACTTTTTTTATCTGCAGTCCGGCTTCTCTTCGCGTGTTTCGGGAGGAGATGGAATGTAAGGTTTCTTCTCCGAAGGAAATTTTGGACTTTATCGCTTCCAAATACAAACTGCAGACTTCTTCCCAGAAATTCGAGATCCGTAATTTTTCCGATATCGGAGCGGATATCGCTTCCGGTTCCAATCCTTGGAAGGCGATGACGATTCTTCCCTGTTCAATGAAAACGATCGCCTCGATTAACGCGGGTTTGACGGAAAATCTCATCGAAAGAGCGGCAGACGTAACGCTGAAAGAAAGAAGAACGCTCGTGCTTGTTCCGAGAGAAGCCCCTTATAATCGGATTCATCTCAAGAATATGCTGGAGCTTCACGACGCGGGCGGAACGATCTTACCCGCATCTCCCGGATTTTATCAGATGCCGAAATCGCTTGAAGACTTGGGGGATTTTATCGCGGAACGGGTGTTTCGTTTGTTGGGAATGGAATTGGATCTGTACCCAAGATGGGCGCCTTCAAAAACGAACGAAGAATGA
- a CDS encoding 4-hydroxybenzoate octaprenyltransferase — translation MNTTLSSLKQYGSLIKFSHTLFALPFAGIAFLLAFLKTYGKSVLEWVILSVLILISMVLARSAAMGFNRIVDTDIDAKNKRTQDREIPAGKISKRSAILFVVLSSLGFIVVCWFINPMAWWLSFPTLMILLGYSLAKRFTWLCHFILGFSIGLAPLATWVAIREEIVWEPLLWTIGLAFNLAGFDILYALQDREFDQKEGLYSVPAKFGRRNSLWIAIASHVICVGFLFAAGIVSGLGPVFLVFLGITAYLLFQEHKIARAAGENFFPPKFYQIHSYISLILFAGLLIDRFFYLVILG, via the coding sequence ATGAATACAACCTTATCCTCCTTGAAGCAATACGGAAGTCTCATCAAGTTTTCGCATACACTGTTCGCTCTTCCCTTTGCCGGAATCGCTTTCCTACTCGCGTTTTTAAAAACATACGGAAAATCCGTTTTGGAATGGGTGATTCTTTCCGTACTCATTCTGATTTCGATGGTCTTGGCCCGTTCGGCCGCGATGGGTTTTAATCGCATCGTAGATACGGATATCGACGCAAAAAACAAACGCACCCAGGATCGCGAAATTCCCGCCGGAAAAATTTCCAAACGTTCCGCGATTCTCTTCGTCGTTCTTTCCTCTCTCGGATTTATCGTTGTGTGTTGGTTCATCAATCCGATGGCTTGGTGGCTTTCCTTTCCGACTCTGATGATTCTTTTGGGATATTCTCTTGCAAAGCGGTTCACTTGGCTTTGTCATTTTATTTTGGGGTTTTCGATCGGTCTCGCACCTCTCGCTACTTGGGTTGCGATTCGGGAAGAAATCGTTTGGGAACCGCTTCTCTGGACGATCGGTCTTGCGTTCAATCTTGCGGGCTTTGATATTTTGTATGCGCTTCAGGATCGGGAGTTCGATCAAAAGGAAGGTTTATACTCGGTTCCCGCAAAATTCGGAAGAAGAAATTCTCTTTGGATCGCGATTGCGAGTCACGTGATTTGTGTCGGTTTTTTATTCGCCGCCGGAATCGTTTCCGGATTAGGTCCGGTGTTTTTGGTTTTTCTCGGGATTACTGCGTATCTTCTCTTTCAAGAACATAAGATCGCAAGAGCCGCGGGGGAGAATTTTTTTCCTCCGAAGTTTTATCAGATTCATTCCTATATTTCCCTGATTTTATTCGCGGGACTTTTGATCGACCGTTTCTTTTATTTGGTGATTCTCGGTTGA